In Lepidochelys kempii isolate rLepKem1 chromosome 10, rLepKem1.hap2, whole genome shotgun sequence, a single window of DNA contains:
- the CIAO2A gene encoding cytosolic iron-sulfur assembly component 2A, whose protein sequence is MSLVAGLLGRVLWLSGLRSGDHAQGSQAMEQDKALEVYDIIRTIRDPEKPSTLEELEVVTESCVEVHEIGEDEYLVIIRFTPTVPHCSLATLIGLCLRIKLQRCLPFKHKLEIYISEGAHSTEEDINKQINDKERVAAAMENPNLREIVEQCVTEPD, encoded by the exons ATGTCGCTGGTGGCCGGGCTGCTGGGCCGGGTGCTGTGGCTCTCCGGGCTCCGTAGCGGGGACCATGCGCAGGGGAGCCAGGCCATGGAGCAGGACAAAGCGCTCGAGGTGTATG ATATAATTCGAACTATCCGGGATCCAGAGAAGCCTAGCACTTTAGAAGAACTGGAAGTGGTAACGGAAAGTTGTGTTGAAGTGCACGAGATAGGAGAAGATGAATATCTCGTTATTATCAGGTTTACACCAACAGTACCTCATTGCTCTTTGGCAACTCTCATTG ggcTTTGTTTGCGAATAAAACTTCAGAGATGTTTGCCTTTTAAACACAAG TTGGAAATTTATATATCTGAAGGTGCCCATTCCACTGAGGAGGACA TCAACAAGCAAATAAATGATAAAGAGAGAGTAGCAGCTGCGATGGAGAATCCAAACTTGCGTGAAATTGTGGAGCAGTGTGTTACAGAACCGGACTAG